A window of the Budorcas taxicolor isolate Tak-1 chromosome 8, Takin1.1, whole genome shotgun sequence genome harbors these coding sequences:
- the TNFSF8 gene encoding tumor necrosis factor ligand superfamily member 8, with the protein MDPGLQRALNPLAPSQDTAMHVPAGSVTSHWGTTGRGYFCFTTASLALCLVFAVATIMVLVVQKTDSIPNPPGQFPLKGGNCSEDISCILKRAPFKKSWAYLQVSKHINKTKLSWNKDGIIHGVRYQDENLVIQFPGWYFIICQLQFLVKCPEHSVDLKLELLINKDVKKQTLVTVCESGAQAKNIYQNLSQFLLEHLQVNTTISVKVDKFQYVDTNTFPLENVLSIFLYSSSD; encoded by the exons ATGGACCCAGGGCTGCAGCGAGCACTCAACCCACTGGCCCCGTCTCAAGACACAGCCATGCATGTGCCCGCAGGCTCTGTCACCAGCCACTGGGGAACCACGGGCCGCGGGTACTTCTGCTTCACCACGGCCTCGCTGGCGCTGTGTCTCGTCTTTGCTGTGGCGACCATTATGGTGCTGGTAGTTCAGAAGACG gaCTCCATTCCCAACCCGCCAGGCCAATTCCCCCTTAAAGGAG GGAATTGCTCAGAGGACATCTCATGTATCCTGAAAAGAGCTCCATTCAAGAAATCATGGGCCTACCTCCAAG TGTCAAAGCATATAAACAAAACCAAGTTGTCTTGGAACAAAGATGGCATCATCCATGGAGTCAGATATCAGGATGAGAACCTGGTGATCCAGTTCCCCGGTTGGTACTTCATCATCTGCCAACTGCAGTTTCTTGTGAAATGCCCAGAGCATTCTGTCGACCTGAAGCTGGAGCTCCTCATCAACAAAGACGTTAAAAAGCAGACCCTGGTGACAGTGTGTGAGTCTGGAGCACAAGCCAAAAACATATACCAGAACCTCTCCCAGTTCTTGTTGGAACACCTCCAGGTCAACACCACCATATCAGTCAAGGTGGATAAATTCCAGTATGTGGATACAAACACCTTTCCCCTTGAGAACGTGTTGTCCATCTTCTTATACAGTAGTTCAGACTGA